ATCCGCGTGCTCGATGCGCTGCCGGCCGCGTCGACCGGCAAGGTGCTCAAGCACCGGCTGCGCGAGCTGGTCTGACGCGGCCGACGCGACGGCACGCGAGTCCACATTGCGGCTCACGCCGAGCCACATGCCCGCGTCGCGCGTCAGCCGCGCGGGTGATGCTGCGCGTGCAGCGTCCTGAGCCGCTCGCGCGCGACGTGCGTATAGATCTGCGTGGTCGAGATGTCGCTGTGGCCGAGCAGCAACTGCACGACACGCAAGTCGGCGCCGTGGTTCAGCAGGTGCGTCGCGAACGCGTGCCGCAGCGTGTGCGGCGACAGGTGCGCGCGCACGTCGGCCTGCTGCGCGTGACGCTTGATGATGTTCCAGAACTGCTGGCGCGTCATGCCGTCGCCGCGCGCGGTCACGAACAGCGCATCGGCCGCGCGTGCGCCGAGCAGCGCCGGCCGCGCGTCGCGCAGGTAGCGTTCGATCCAGCCGTGCGCGACTTCACCGAACGGCACGAGCCGCTCCTTCGAGCCCTTGCCCATCACGCGCACGACGCCTTCGTTGAGGCCGACCTCGACCGTCTTCAGCGTCACGAGCTCGCTCACGCGCAGCCCGCTCGCGTACATCAGCTCGAGCATCGTGCGATCGCGCAGGCCGAGCGGCGTGCCGATATCGGGTGCGCCGAGCAGCGCCTCGACCTGCGCCTCGGACAGCGTCGACGGGAACCGGGCCCCCTGTTTCGCGGACGTGATCCGCAGCGTCGGATCGGCGCTCGCGCGATGCTCGCGCACGGCCCAGCCGTAATAGCGGCGGAACACGGACAACCGCCGGTTCGACGACGTCGCCTTGCCGTCGCTGCGCGCGGCGATATAGCCCGTCACCATCGCCTCGTCGGCCGAGTCGAGCGGCGCGTCGTGCGTCGCGGCCAGCCATTGGGAAAACAGCGCCAGGTCGCGCCGGTACGCATCGAGCGTGTTGCGCGCGAGCCCGTGCTCGAGCCACAACGCATCGCAGAACACGTCGATCGACGCGCGGCTCGCGAGCAGCGCGGGCGATGCGGCGTCGGTGTCGTTGTCGGCGGCGGGGGAAATCATCGGTTCGCTCATCAGTACGGCACGCCCTCGTGCGTCAGCAGCCAGCGCTTCACTTGCTGGTAATAGCCGTTGTCGTCGTGGTTCGCGAATCCACCGAGACCGCCCGCCGCGACGACGCGATGGCACGGAATCACGAGCGGGAAATAGTTCGCGCCGCACGCCTGGCCGACCGCGCGCGGCGCGCTGCCGATCCGCTTCGCGACCTGGCCGTAGGTCAGCACCGTCCCGGGCGGGATATCGCTGATCGCGTCCCACACCCGGTGCTGGAATGCGCTGCCGACGTCGGCGAGCGGCAGGTCGAAGCGTGCGGACGCGCGCTCGAAATAACGTTCGATCTGCTTGACCGCGCGCTTCGCGAGCGCCGAATCCGGACCGACCGACTTCATCGATTCGGGCAGATAGACGATCTCGCGCACCACCGCGGCATCCGTGCGGATGCCGACCTTGCCGAACGGCGCGTCGATGACTGCGTTGAACATTGAATTCTCCTGACCGGGGGATGCGCGCGGCCCTGCGCGCGCGCCGACGACACTTTACGCCGCCTTCACGCAGCTCGCAGCGCCCATTCGACATGCTCGCGCACGACCGGCGACGGATCGTCGGCCCGGGCGCGCAGCGCGGCGACGATCGCATCGCGCGCGGGCGGCGCGAGCCGGTCCGCGCCGGCGCGCAGCGCATTGCCGAGCCCGACCGCGAGATTGCGCAGCCAGCTTTCGTAGCCGATGCGCCGGATCGCGCTGCCCTGCATCCGTGTGTCGAATGCCTCCGCGTCCCACGCGAACAGCTCGACGAGCGTCGCGCGGTCGAGGCCGTGCCGCACGTCGAAATCGGCGACGGGCGCGGCCTGCGCGAACTTGTTCCACGGGCACACGAGCTGGCAGTCGTCGCAGCCGTACACGCGATTGCCGATCATCGGCCGCAGCGGCTCGGGGATGCTGCCTTTCAGTTCGATCGTCAGGTACGAGATGCAGCGGCGCGCATCGACGCGGTACGGCTCGACGATCGCACCGGTCGGGCACGCATCGATGCAGCGGGTGCAGCTGCCGCAGTGCGCACCGGGCGTCTCGGGCGCGGTGTCGGGCAACGTGTGCGCGTCGGTCGGCAGCGGCAGGTCGACGTAGATCTCGCCGAGAAAGAACAGCGAGCCGGCATCGCGCTGCAGCAGCAGCGTGTGCTTGCCGCGCCAGCCGACTCCGGCCTTCTGCGCGAGCTCGACCTCGAGCACGGGCGCCGAATCGGTGAACACGCGGTAGCCGAATCCGCCGATCTCGTGCTCGATGCGCTCCGCGAGTGTCTGCAGCCGGTTGCGCAGCACCTTGTGATAGTCGCGGCCGCGCGCATAGATCGACACGACGGCCGCCTGCGGATCGTCGAGCCGCGCCCGTTCGCGTGCGCGCCAGTCGTGCGGCACGAGCGCGCCGGACTCGCCGCCGGCCGCGCCGTCGTCGAGCGTTTGGGCCGGCAAATAGGCGAGCCGCACAGAGATCACACGTCGCGTACCGGCCACAAGTTCGGCCGGCCGCGCGCGTTTCATCCCATGTTTCGCCATATAATCCATTGCGCCGTGGTATCCGGCTTCCAGCCAGGCGGCGAGGCCCGCTTCGGCATCCGAGAGATCGGTATCGCTGATGCCGATCGCCCCGAAACCCAATTCGCGCCCCCACGCCCTGATGCGAGCGGCGAGCGCAGTCAACGCCGCATCGTCGAGCGCGCACGGCGCCGCGCCTTCGTCACGAGTCGAAGGCCTGTCGGATGCGGCGCGTTCCGGTAGTCGGTTCATCGCACTATTTTACGAGAATGCCAGCCACGTCCAGCCAACCGCCTCATGCCACGTTGCCCGCCCCGCTCGCGGAGCGCGTGGTCGCGCTCGCCGACGAAGCGGCAACCGAGGCCTTCGGCACCCGCTTCGCGCACGCGCTCGACGCGGCGCGCCTCGAGCTCGACCGCGCGCATGCGTTCGACGGGCTGCAGATCCAGCTGGTCGGCAATCTCGGCGCGGGCAAGACGACCCTCGTGCGTGCGATCCTGCGCGGCCTCGGCCACCAGGGGCGCGTGCGCAGCCCGACCTATACGCTCGTCGAGCCATACGCGCTCGAACGCAGCGATGGGGAACTCGAGGTCTATCACTTCGATCTGTATCGATTCAACGATCCGGCCGAATGGTCCGACGCAGGCTTTCGCGAATATTTCAATTCCACCGCGATCTGCCT
This DNA window, taken from Burkholderia cenocepacia, encodes the following:
- the queG gene encoding tRNA epoxyqueuosine(34) reductase QueG, which gives rise to MNRLPERAASDRPSTRDEGAAPCALDDAALTALAARIRAWGRELGFGAIGISDTDLSDAEAGLAAWLEAGYHGAMDYMAKHGMKRARPAELVAGTRRVISVRLAYLPAQTLDDGAAGGESGALVPHDWRARERARLDDPQAAVVSIYARGRDYHKVLRNRLQTLAERIEHEIGGFGYRVFTDSAPVLEVELAQKAGVGWRGKHTLLLQRDAGSLFFLGEIYVDLPLPTDAHTLPDTAPETPGAHCGSCTRCIDACPTGAIVEPYRVDARRCISYLTIELKGSIPEPLRPMIGNRVYGCDDCQLVCPWNKFAQAAPVADFDVRHGLDRATLVELFAWDAEAFDTRMQGSAIRRIGYESWLRNLAVGLGNALRAGADRLAPPARDAIVAALRARADDPSPVVREHVEWALRAA
- a CDS encoding methylated-DNA--[protein]-cysteine S-methyltransferase; the protein is MFNAVIDAPFGKVGIRTDAAVVREIVYLPESMKSVGPDSALAKRAVKQIERYFERASARFDLPLADVGSAFQHRVWDAISDIPPGTVLTYGQVAKRIGSAPRAVGQACGANYFPLVIPCHRVVAAGGLGGFANHDDNGYYQQVKRWLLTHEGVPY
- the tsaE gene encoding tRNA (adenosine(37)-N6)-threonylcarbamoyltransferase complex ATPase subunit type 1 TsaE; translation: MPATSSQPPHATLPAPLAERVVALADEAATEAFGTRFAHALDAARLELDRAHAFDGLQIQLVGNLGAGKTTLVRAILRGLGHQGRVRSPTYTLVEPYALERSDGELEVYHFDLYRFNDPAEWSDAGFREYFNSTAICLVEWPQQAGALLGVPDLVFSLDVDGDGRALTVRAYSASGKACLERC
- the xerD gene encoding site-specific tyrosine recombinase XerD — translated: MSEPMISPAADNDTDAASPALLASRASIDVFCDALWLEHGLARNTLDAYRRDLALFSQWLAATHDAPLDSADEAMVTGYIAARSDGKATSSNRRLSVFRRYYGWAVREHRASADPTLRITSAKQGARFPSTLSEAQVEALLGAPDIGTPLGLRDRTMLELMYASGLRVSELVTLKTVEVGLNEGVVRVMGKGSKERLVPFGEVAHGWIERYLRDARPALLGARAADALFVTARGDGMTRQQFWNIIKRHAQQADVRAHLSPHTLRHAFATHLLNHGADLRVVQLLLGHSDISTTQIYTHVARERLRTLHAQHHPRG